CTTGCCGGCGTGGAACCGTAATTGTGTGATCAGCAGCCACACCCCGCAGAAGGGAAGCCACAACAGGAGCGCCGGATTCGTTAACGCGATTAGGCCCCATAACACTCCGAACAGCAGCCATTCCGAGGTTCGCGTTCGCGGGGAAAATTTGACGGCAAAGGCAGGCGCTCTCGCCTGAGTCGGGCCAGACAAGGTCTCCGGTGTAGAGTTCATCCACTGCACACCTGCCATTCGCAACCCTAACAAGAAGAGACAGGCCAACAAAAACGTGGCGAGGCTCGTCTCCCATGCCCACTTGATTGCCCAGTACCAAGCATAGGGGAACAGCGCGGCTAGCCATCCCGACCACATTGCCGCGCGATGACCGAATGTTCGTCGTGCGATGTAGAAAACCGGAATAATGGTGAGCGCGGAAAAGATGGAATTGATGGAGAGAATCACGATCGCCGATCTGACCGTATAAATCCCGAAAACTTTGAACACGCCGGCCAGCAGATACGGATAGATCGGAGCCAACCACGCTGTGGGTCCTGTACCGTCCTGGAACGGTGAACTGAAACCCTGGCCCAATGCAACGGAGCGAGCAATGCGGCCTGTCTCCCACCCAAATCCAAAACTTCCCTCCAGTTTGGAAATTCGATAGGTGTGACCGATAAAGATCGCAAGCTCGCGAGCGACGAGTCCCACCCACACCATGGTGGACCATCGTTGCCAGCGAGAATGAGAGAAAACCGGGGAAGCCCGCCGCAGACTGTTCTTCTGTTGAGTGTAAGAAATCGAACTGTTCCTTGCGGCTTTTGTAGCGACTATAACTCAGTGCTCGTGGCGATGGTGAGCTTCTTCCAAGGTGACCGGTATCAAGCAGCCGTGAGCGGTCTCGCAATTCTCGTGTTCGAACTGGATCGTAGTGTGATGAATACGAAAGTGTACGGCCAGACGCTCCTTCACACTGCGCAAGATCGCCTCACTGGCGGATGGCGGAATATCGGCAATCGCAATATGGCAGGAGAGAGCATGCATCTCTGATCCTATGCTCCAAACGTGCAGGTCATGAACATCCCTTACTCCATTCACCTGCTTCATCGTATCGGCCAGCAGCTCCATGCTCACGCCTTTCGGGGTGCCTTCCAGCAAGATGTTGAGCGTCTCGCGAACAATGCCGAATGAGGACCAGAGAATCAGCGCGCCGATTGCGAACGAGAGTGCCGGGTCGATCCATGTCTTTCCCGTAAACAGAATGAACCAGCCGCCCACAATCACGGACGCAGTCGAGAGCGTATCTCCGAGCATATGAATGAAGGCGCTGCGAACGTTCACGTCGTCACTGCTCCCATGCAACATGATCGCAATCAGCCCATTCATGACAACGCCCGCAGCCGCCACGATCATCATCGTCCGGGCGTGCACAGCTACGGGATTCACCATGCGGTGAGCGGCTTCGAGAAAGATGTAAATCGCCACTGCTACCAGGCTGAGGGCATTTACGAACGCCGCCAGCACGCCGGCGCGATGGTAGCCAAAGGTCTTGGTCGCAGTTGGTGGACGTGTCCCGAGGTACACCGCTACCCATGACAGCAGCAGCGCGAGAAAATCCGACACGTTGTGCCCCGCCTCCGACAGCAGTGCCAGACTATGAGCTTTTATTCCAGCGACGACGGTTACAGCAATGTAGGCCAAGGTGAGGAACAGGGCCACGCGCAGGAGCTTCGAGGTGCTCGCCGGGCCATGCGCGTGCGCGTGCATATGCAGATAGTGTAGCGAGAATCGGGTGATGGGTCATCGGTGACGTGGGAACGGCACGCCGGCTAAGCTGCATACATCGAGTACTTACCCTTCACTGACATCCCGAAGCCAAAGCGAAGATCTGCTTCTCTGGGACGACTCCAGGAAAGCAGATTCGTCGCGAAAAGCAGGCGCTTCGGAATGACAGTATCGAGGTCGGTAGTAGATTGGGTTCGCACTTCGGCCGATCACCACGATGACGCGATCGCCCCGATGCTTCCAATTCTTCCTTGCCTTAGCCCGCCAACCCTCTGTGGTTCAACAGCATCCGGGTAGGGGTGAAGAGGTACTCAGACCCTGAGTAGGCATGCAGGAGATTTCCCCATGAAGCACAACACAAGTATCTTCCTAGTCTTAGTTTTGGCGGCTGTCATTGTGCCGTTCACATTGGCGCAGGACACGTCCTCGAACTCGTCAACAATCCCGAGTTCCCAGAGTGCGGCCACATCCAGTCAGACCTCCGGAAATGACACCACGGCGGTCACTTCCAAGAGCTCGTCCAACGACGGCGATCTAACCCAGCAGCTTCAGTCGAAGTTCAGCCAGGATCCGGCATTTGCCAACGTTCAGGTGTCGGTTACGAACCACAGAGCCATGCTTACTGGCAGTGTTGCGTCTAAGGCGGACAGGAAGCGCGCCAAAGAAATGGCAAAGTCCGTGGCGGGAATCAAGAAGGTGGACGAACACCTGACCGTGAACGCGACTGCCGGCGGCGGCTCTACCACTGGTAATAACAATCCCACTACTGCCGGCACTTCAAGTGGCACAACTTCAAGCGAAAGTAGCGCCTCTGCCATGCCGCCGAG
The sequence above is a segment of the Acidobacteriota bacterium genome. Coding sequences within it:
- a CDS encoding cation transporter produces the protein MHAHAHGPASTSKLLRVALFLTLAYIAVTVVAGIKAHSLALLSEAGHNVSDFLALLLSWVAVYLGTRPPTATKTFGYHRAGVLAAFVNALSLVAVAIYIFLEAAHRMVNPVAVHARTMMIVAAAGVVMNGLIAIMLHGSSDDVNVRSAFIHMLGDTLSTASVIVGGWFILFTGKTWIDPALSFAIGALILWSSFGIVRETLNILLEGTPKGVSMELLADTMKQVNGVRDVHDLHVWSIGSEMHALSCHIAIADIPPSASEAILRSVKERLAVHFRIHHTTIQFEHENCETAHGCLIPVTLEEAHHRHEH